The Coleofasciculaceae cyanobacterium genome includes a window with the following:
- a CDS encoding DinB family protein, whose protein sequence is MSLLSNLQLMSQYNQLMNQKVYQVAQQLGEQKIQQNQGAFFDSILGTLNHIYVADVIWLRRFAQHLKQYRSLNKLPELNSYRALDQTVSNNLETLAQLRQKLDMIVIDWCQEIESEDLESSLPYTDTKGKQYKKNFGQLIQHFFNHQTHHRGQISTLISQQGLDLGVTDLLMIICEQ, encoded by the coding sequence ATGAGCCTTTTGTCTAACTTACAGTTAATGAGCCAATATAATCAATTGATGAATCAGAAAGTTTATCAAGTAGCTCAACAGTTGGGCGAACAAAAAATTCAACAAAACCAAGGAGCATTTTTCGACTCGATTTTAGGAACTCTAAATCATATTTATGTCGCAGATGTGATTTGGCTGAGACGGTTTGCCCAGCATTTAAAACAATATCGAAGCTTAAATAAACTACCAGAATTGAATAGCTATCGAGCATTAGATCAAACAGTCTCCAATAACCTAGAAACTTTGGCTCAGCTCAGGCAAAAATTAGATATGATTGTGATTGATTGGTGTCAAGAAATTGAGTCAGAAGATCTAGAGAGTAGTTTGCCATACACCGATACCAAAGGAAAGCAATACAAGAAAAACTTTGGGCAACTAATACAGCACTTTTTTAATCATCAAACTCATCATCGAGGACAAATCTCTACTTTAATCAGTCAGCAGGGATTAGATTTGGGAGTAACTGACTTATTGATGATTAT
- a CDS encoding LysR substrate-binding domain-containing protein — protein sequence MSGRTIISNAIGLKECAIVGMGIALLLHWLIEREIEAGKLIKILPNYEVTATVFDTSAWLVYPCCTYLPLRVKVFIDFFKQHFRLVK from the coding sequence GTGAGCGGGCGTACTATTATTTCTAATGCTATTGGTTTAAAGGAATGTGCGATCGTCGGAATGGGAATAGCACTGCTTCTTCACTGGTTAATTGAGCGAGAAATTGAGGCTGGTAAACTAATTAAAATATTGCCAAACTATGAAGTTACTGCCACAGTTTTTGATACTTCAGCTTGGCTTGTCTATCCCTGTTGTACCTATCTCCCGCTTCGGGTTAAGGTTTTCATCGATTTTTTTAAACAACACTTTCGGCTGGTTAAATAA
- the yaaA gene encoding peroxide stress protein YaaA: MLILISPAKTLDFETPAKCDRFSQPEFLSDTQVLVKQLQQLSAVEITSIMKISDKLGELNASRYQTWQPSSDNTNAKQALLAFQGDVYQGMNVDRFEQQDFDFAQEHLRILSGLYGVLRPLDLIQPYRLEMGTKLAHSNLKNLSADTLYDFWQDKLSQAIDRQLEKLDSKIIVNLASQEYFKAVKPKLLQGNIITPVFKDWQKDKYKIISFYAKKARGMMAAYIIKQRLKKVEDLKNFSEAGYSYSAEMSKDNNLVFIRSS, translated from the coding sequence GTGCTGATACTAATCTCCCCAGCTAAAACCTTAGATTTTGAAACCCCTGCGAAGTGCGATCGCTTTTCTCAACCAGAGTTTTTATCCGATACCCAAGTTTTAGTCAAGCAACTGCAACAGTTATCGGCGGTAGAAATTACATCAATTATGAAAATTAGTGACAAACTAGGCGAGTTAAACGCATCTCGTTATCAGACTTGGCAGCCATCTTCCGATAACACTAATGCTAAACAGGCTTTGCTAGCATTTCAGGGAGATGTTTATCAAGGGATGAATGTCGATCGCTTTGAACAACAAGACTTTGACTTTGCCCAAGAGCATCTCAGGATTCTATCAGGACTATACGGAGTGCTGCGACCATTAGATTTAATTCAACCCTATAGACTAGAAATGGGGACAAAGTTAGCGCATTCCAACCTAAAAAATTTATCTGCTGATACTCTCTATGATTTTTGGCAGGACAAGTTAAGTCAAGCGATCGATCGACAATTAGAAAAGTTAGACAGTAAAATTATCGTTAATCTAGCTTCCCAAGAATATTTTAAAGCAGTAAAACCGAAGTTACTCCAGGGAAATATTATTACTCCCGTGTTTAAAGATTGGCAAAAAGATAAATATAAAATAATTAGCTTCTATGCTAAAAAAGCTCGCGGCATGATGGCAGCATATATTATTAAACAGCGCTTGAAAAAGGTCGAAGATCTTAAAAATTTTAGTGAAGCTGGGTATAGTTATAGTGCCGAAATGTCAAAAGATAATAATTTAGTTTTTATTCGCTCATCATAA
- a CDS encoding ABC transporter ATP-binding protein encodes MTTSSRRFQDILINIALLLRLVWQATPVYLFLSLAVTGFQSLIPALILLIDKTIVDMVIANWGNADFVWRPLIILVVARFGVSLLGGIFNQINLYVAQIFNDRLVLHANYVLLEKSTQLDLAHFESSEFYDTLTRAQNSGSTYPVRVLKLFTDLFGQAITLVSLLGLLLQFNVAIIPLLVFTTLPAFWTSIVYSGRRFWMMRLETESGRLSDYIQRVLTDPSFAKEVRLFNLGRHLLGKWAEIRTDFNAKSAAIASEYARMRGLSGILVNSGFYIAYGWTLIKAITGVISVGDFTMYTGAFSQAQQLLPSILENLARIYESNLYVSQYFEFLNLQPKVTNATHPQSFPQPIKRGLSLKDVTFTYPGANQPTLRNLSLDIDPGESIALVGLNGAGKTTLLKLLTRLYDVDSGIITIDGIPLQNIKLSELHTNIGVLNQDFARYQLSAKDNIGFGNLSESENQLRIEQAALDSGADRVVKTLEKGYQTRLGKMFKGGVDLSGGQWQKIGMARAFMTDAPILILDEPTAALDAIAEYELFAKFRALTAGKMTFFVSHRFSTVQLANRIVVLENSRIIEVGSHQELIAQNGLYAEMFRLQASSYNL; translated from the coding sequence TTGACGACTTCGAGCAGACGATTTCAAGACATCCTGATTAATATTGCTTTGCTGTTGCGCCTGGTATGGCAAGCTACTCCAGTTTATTTATTTTTATCCTTGGCGGTAACGGGTTTTCAGTCATTGATACCAGCTTTGATCTTGTTGATCGATAAAACAATTGTCGATATGGTGATTGCTAATTGGGGTAATGCTGATTTTGTCTGGCGACCATTAATAATCTTGGTGGTAGCGCGCTTTGGAGTTAGTTTACTGGGAGGAATTTTCAATCAGATTAATCTTTACGTAGCGCAGATTTTTAACGATCGCTTGGTGCTTCATGCTAATTACGTTTTGTTAGAAAAGTCTACTCAGCTAGATTTGGCTCATTTTGAATCTTCAGAATTTTATGACACCCTAACTCGCGCTCAAAATAGCGGTAGTACCTACCCTGTGAGAGTGCTTAAGCTGTTTACGGATTTATTTGGTCAGGCAATTACTTTAGTTAGCTTACTAGGATTGCTATTGCAGTTTAATGTAGCAATCATCCCCTTGTTAGTATTTACTACCCTTCCTGCTTTTTGGACGAGCATTGTTTATTCAGGGAGGCGGTTTTGGATGATGCGCTTGGAGACGGAAAGCGGCCGATTATCTGACTACATTCAACGGGTTTTAACCGATCCTAGTTTTGCTAAAGAAGTGCGTTTGTTTAATCTTGGCAGACATTTATTAGGCAAATGGGCAGAGATTCGGACAGATTTTAACGCCAAGTCGGCGGCGATCGCTTCTGAGTATGCCAGAATGCGGGGTTTGTCGGGCATCTTGGTTAACAGTGGGTTTTATATTGCTTACGGTTGGACATTGATTAAAGCCATTACAGGTGTTATTTCAGTCGGCGACTTTACGATGTATACGGGGGCATTTAGCCAAGCGCAACAGCTATTACCTTCAATACTCGAAAATTTGGCGAGAATCTACGAATCAAATCTTTATGTCTCGCAATACTTTGAATTTCTCAATCTTCAGCCCAAAGTAACCAACGCAACTCATCCGCAGTCTTTTCCACAACCAATTAAACGAGGATTATCGCTCAAAGATGTCACCTTTACTTATCCAGGGGCAAACCAACCCACGCTGCGTAACTTGAGTTTGGATATAGATCCAGGAGAAAGTATTGCTTTAGTCGGTTTAAATGGTGCAGGAAAAACTACTTTACTAAAGCTGCTTACCAGACTATACGATGTCGATTCGGGCATAATTACGATTGACGGTATACCTCTACAAAACATCAAGCTGTCTGAGTTACACACTAATATTGGGGTATTAAACCAAGATTTTGCCCGTTATCAGCTCAGTGCTAAAGACAACATCGGCTTTGGCAATTTATCAGAAAGCGAAAACCAGCTACGTATCGAACAAGCAGCCCTAGATTCTGGGGCAGATCGTGTGGTAAAAACCCTAGAGAAAGGTTATCAAACTCGTTTAGGCAAAATGTTCAAGGGAGGAGTAGACCTTTCTGGCGGACAATGGCAAAAAATTGGTATGGCAAGAGCGTTTATGACCGATGCACCAATCCTAATTTTAGATGAACCAACGGCTGCTTTAGATGCGATCGCCGAATATGAATTGTTTGCCAAGTTTCGGGCATTAACCGCAGGTAAAATGACTTTTTTTGTCAGTCACCGTTTCTCTACTGTACAGTTAGCTAATCGTATTGTAGTTTTGGAAAACAGTCGAATTATTGAAGTTGGCTCACATCAAGAATTAATCGCCCAAAATGGTTTGTATGCTGAAATGTTTCGCCTACAAGCATCTAGTTATAATTTATAA